A stretch of DNA from Cryptococcus neoformans var. grubii H99 chromosome 14, complete sequence:
GCTTCTCTTGAAGAGATTGGTGATGGAGCCTGGATTTTGAAAACTCTTTGATTGCCTATTGGCGCGCACATCAATAGGGATAACAAAGAAATAGGAAAAGTCAAGCTCACATATTTCACGCCAGTGTTTATATCAACTCCTAGCTCGACTTTAGCGTATGCTCCTTGCCCAAGGCTCATCCCAATTTTGTACTGGTTGATCATCCGCTCGCCGTCTTCGTTAGCTGTTTGGGTGCCATCGATGGTTTCACGGACACGATGGGCTGAACTTGTTCTGCGATGAAGCGGCCCTTTGGGCCTGAACgagggtgatgatggggaaggagatcgAACGGTGATGGAAACTGAGGACGAAGCAAAAGGGGGAGATGTGGGGCGGAGGAAGGCAGGCGAAGCCGGAGCGGGTAGAGGTGTCGACataggaggaggagagccAGTACTGGactgaggaagagaatcTGGAGATTCGATAGTAGGGGATGCTTGGGATGAAATCATGTCTGGTTGAGAAGGATCTTTTGTGATTGTCTTATCTTTTGTCGGAGAGGGGGGTGAGATAATGGTGGCTGGGGGTGGAGGCTCGAGGAGAGTCGGGGGGAGCGAGGAAGGGCTGTCGCGATCCATGTTGGTGCAGGTGGTGAGTGCCGAGAAAAATGGTAGGCTATAAAGGGGTCGCCCAGGCGAACGAACGACAGTGATGAAATGCATATCGAAATGTGTATGACCCTTTTTCAGCCGCCGGCCCTCAGCGCCTTCCATCATGCCTTCATTATTTAACATTTGTTTACAAGATTAGATTACAACGCATTAGCCAATAATGGACCGCATTGATTCTGACCCTATATAAGATGCATACTGGAGTTGGACCTCATACGGGCCGGTATGCGCTGATGTGCCGGCGGTTTGTTTGGTCTTATTTAACCATCACCACACGCACACGAAATTCCTGGAATGTAAACTTCCTCTGATGTAACAGTAGAAAATCCGGGCGAAAACGGGAATTTACACATAATCTAATACATCATAATCATATAAAAACGACGACGCCTGCTTAGGTTTAGATCGGTAATGTCGAACCGCTTTTCATCcaatcatccatctcttcactTGTCATTGCTCCGATCTTTTCGATTTCTGAACCCTCCGAGTAATGGGTTTCTTGACTGTGGGTTTCTGGAGCCTTCGTTATATTTGTTGGTGCTTCAACTCGACTTGACGTTTCTCGCGCCGCAATGCTAAGCCTGATAGATTCGGGATACAGAACCGCAAAGGTGAGATACGAGGTATGCCCCTTCATTTCAGGGGAGGGCTTGGTAAGCACGGTACTAGGGAGAGTGTTAGGTGGCTCGGTCCAAAGCAGATTTGTCTTTGGAGGCGAATTTGCTGGAGCCACATTGTCCGAACCAGAGACTGACGGCTGCTCCAACTTTCTCTTAGACCCCGTCTCCCCCATCACGGGAATAGCGTCATCCGCTTCGATGCCCTTGACCTTCCGATTGTTCTCTTTGGCAGTTTTAATTTGTAACAGGcgcctctcttcttttctttgctCGTGTTCTCGAAGATAAGAGACAAcagaagagattgaagataAATAGGCGGTGTTGGGGGGAGGAGCAACGAGCTCATGGGTTCGAATAAGGACTTCTTGTGTTGAAATATCTGAAGTTTTCATGAGAACAAGGTGTCAAGTGCCGGCGTTGGACGTACCTGAAAATCCTTCAGAGCGCAAACAAGTAACAGTTTTGAGCACTTGCTCAAGGCAAGGGCTAAAACAGCAAATCCTAGTGATAATATCAGGCTGCATGTTTTCAGCGATGGCCCGACCTATAGCGCCAGTGTGCAGATACTCACTCGAAGGGCCTTGACCGCATGCGGAATGGCCTCCCAGGGTGCTGGGAGGTCAAGAAAAACTTTCACCTCGACGTGAGCCATTGCACAACTGAATATATTAAGACTTACCTCCTTCCACCCCCTGTGCGTCCCCGAAACCCTCTTTGCAGACATTTCGATGCTGTAAGCGAACGTTGGTCAGACCGTGCGATTCGAACTCTTTCCTGTACAATTTCAGTGGAGTTCGCACACAAGGCAGACTTACAAGGCAGTCTCAAAGCGTTGTCGATGGTATTCGAAAGACATCACTTGACCACTTGGACCCACACTTCTGGAGAGACTATGTGTCATGCTCCCGCTTCCGGTTCCGGCCTCGATGACTTTGCCCCCCACACGTACACCAAGGCGCATGGTAATGTACGATATATCCGGAAGATAGAGGATTTGTGTGCGGTGGGGAAGTGAAAGGGTCCACAACTCCGGCGTGGGGCGAAGTACGTGAACGTAACCTGGGTGAGGCGGCGGGGAGTGAATCTGCTCAGGTTATCAGCTAAGCCGTCACATATAGGGACTCACCTTTGAGCCATACTTTTGTCCTATCAGCATGTCATGCGGGTATCTTCCATATTTATTGTGAAATGTTTCTCCTGGAGTGATAGTGATGGCGGTCATGTTGTCACGAGCCTGAAGATAAGCCTAGTtcgaagagatggaaacgTACCATGTAAAGGATGACAATGTCACCAGTCTCTATGTGAGCTCTGGAGTGAAATATTGGCTTCCGAACATCCATAGCGTACAATGTATTTATTATAGGAACAATGAGGGGTGAAGAGGTAATTTGTGGAGCTGTAGATGCCGGAGTTGGTTGTATTTATATAAACATGACGGAGATTCTCAGTCTTGAATTCTTCAAATCAGACTTTTGTTCCAAGGGCAATCCCTTACGTAATAtagcaagaaggaaagttAGTGCCTGAGATGAACTGGAATGACGGGGACGGCTGATTTCTTGTGCTTGGTTTGATTTTGATTCACTGAACGACTGGCGATTTTTGGTTTCTCATTCCAACCCGCATCTACAAAAGCTCATTCCACATCGCACAGCACCCACTTACAACGCCCACCAGCCGAAATGGCCACCGATATCCGCGTCCTCGTCCATTCAGTTGTATACCCAACCAACCATGAACAATATTCTCGTGACCAGCAAGCTCTCTCAGGCCTCTTCAAGGAACCAGGTGAGTGTTATGATTCTCCCTCCTGCCCATAATTTCATTCCCTGATACTGTAATCTCAGAATTTCTTATCTCTCTCCAGACTCTGGCGGCCGATAAGACTTTGAGTCACCCAGAAAGACTCATGGCTTCACTCATCACCGGAAGAGAAATGAAAACTAAGTGGAGAAGCAAAGCGTACGTTTTCTGCTAGGAGGACACACTCTGATAATTAGTATTACCCCAGAAGCCCGCAAACCCGAAATTAGACAAAGGCTTTTCAGctttttggaagaagaagattttgCTGTAAGTCTTTACTGAATGCTATTTGGTTGTAGTCAGAACGCATATGCTGATGCTGGTCGAAAGATTGCCCGCCCTCAATTGGGCCTGCTTGTTGCGGTAGCGCGTATCGAATATCCTAAAACATGGCAAAACCTCCCTCAGCTTTTCCTCGAACCACTCCTCTCGACTTTGCTGCATTTGGCCAACCCATCATCGCTGACTCCAGCTGCCTCAACACTGCTGATCAATGTTCTCTGGACGATCAATGCATTAGTCAAAGAGTGGAGGACTGTGAGAATCACACAAGGAGCCGCCGTTATGCAGACATTAGAACAGCTCTTCACAGAGCCTCTTCGTAGAATTTTAGATATTTGGGGCGAAAGTGAGAGAAACGGGGGGGGCTACTTGCCTTTAGAGGAAGCAGGTAGATACGCTTTCAAGTAAGTCGCCAAATGTATTTCCACCGTACTGACACATCAAGGATACTTGCTCGATTTTGCCAATGGCACTGGTCCAAGGCAAAACCAATGCAAACGGAAGAGGCTATCCTTCGGATTCAATACCTTGTCGGCCATTCGGTCACTCATGCTTCTGTTATCCAATCAAACCGACTTCGATTGATCGCAACCAAAGCGCCTTCGGAAAAAACGCTAAAGTCCATCACAAAGCATCTGCGAGCGATTGGGAAATGGTGGCGTGCCATGATAGCTCTTGATCCCAAAGGTTTTTGTAAAATCGATGGAACCACGGCGGGCATcgggtggtggtggggagaGGTTGGTGGCGTCGTTGCAGGGACAGACGGTACCATTTCCAACGATGGTGAGTTATCGTTTACGAATCAGTCACTGACAATTAGATTCGGATGATTCGCCTTACCCGAAACGATTTTTGCTCTTGGGATTGCTTCTCTTCAAAGATATTCTTCCAATTCTTGCCGCAGATCACCACGATAGTAGGTTTCTACTGGGGTTGTATTGCGCTGACAGTCATTAGTTTTCACACCTGAATTTATTCTCTCCGCTTTCCACTTATTGGTGGATaaacttcttcctctcactTCTACTGATCTTGATGCCCTTGAAGATGAACCTGAGGAATGGCTTATTGGCGAAAGTACCGACGCAGAAGCCTGGGCATTTGAATTCAGAGTCAGTCAGAGTCCTAAACCCCTATCAGACTGGATTTCTGACAGTTTCTAGCCATGCGCCGAGCGCGTTCTCATAGCACTCAATAATGCCTGTCGCAATGTTCCCAGAGAAAATAAAGTTATTGAACCAGCCATGCTGAAATTGCTTTCCGAGACGCAGCGTAAGTTGAATAGCCATCGAGTGGACGCTGATATCCAGTCATTCCACCTGACAATCTACCTTCGGTCTTGCGACATGAGTCTGTATATTGTGCTTTGGGGCGCCTAAGTCGTTCAATGGCATCGTATGGCGGTGTAAATTTTGAATCTTTGCTCACGGGTATGGGCTCCTGGATTAGCCAGGGGAAGCCTTTGTAAGTACCTTAGTATAGGCTAAGCTTGTCATTATCATTACTTATATGTGCTTAGACACCGTATTGTCAAACGTCGTGTTGCTTGGCTTATTGGTGAATGGATGAGtggcgatgaagaatcTGCCAAACTCCATATAGTGTGGCAACTGCTCTTGCACCTTCTCTCTGAGAGAGGGAATGCATCTGATCGGGCAGTAAACCTCACAGCTGCAGTGGCCATCAAGGAATGTGTTGACTTGTGGGAACTTCCAATTGATTACTTTCTGCCTTTTCTAGAGCAAACAGTCCAGGAATTGTGAGTGTTGTAACGCTTAATGCGAAGCTGATAAAGTCGGATCAGAATTAAACTGCTTGGCGAGGCAAGCACGTTGGATGGTAAAAGATACGTGAATGACACTGTTGGGGTTATAATTGAAAGGGTTGGGGACAAGGTAAAttgattttttttcattgCTGGTATTGTTCTCATAACACATATCAATTAAGATCATGCCATATTTACCCACTCTGGCCCAATCTGTGCCTGCGCTCTGTAAGTATTCATCTCCTTTGAACTTATAGTGAAACTGAgataatgatgatggcagGGCATGGTGCAATCGGTTTAGAAGGAGAGTGGCTTTTCAAAGCGTCTCTGGTAGTCCTAACCACCAAGCTGGTATCGGTGAgttgtttctttttccattaTCtaagaaaggaaaaaaaaaacattGACCCCATATAGGCTGCCAAGGAATCATCTGGTGGATTAATAGAGCTAGTTATCCCACTGATAGAAGAAAGCCTACAGCCACCAGCCAAGGAATTTTTCGAAGAGGACGGCCTAATCTTGTGTGTTGAGGGTGTAACACATTGTGGACTTCGCTGACAAAATATTACAGATGGCAGACAGCCCTATACAATTCCGCATCGCCCTATCAACCATCTCCGGAAACAGGACTTATACGCATTCTGCCTGGTTTATTACTTATGTTGGGCTCCAACTTGGATTTGTTGCCGAAACTCCTGAGTTTATTGGACTCTTACCTTCTGCTCGATCCTGTCGGAATAAGTCAGGTTAGTTTACAACAAACAGTAAAATTTACAACCTGCTGAAGTGGTTTCTAGGCTCATGGGCAAGCCATTGCCTCGAATTTGGCTACAGCTCTGTCAACTAGCAATGGTAATGAATCAGCAGTTATCTGCATCCTTGCCACAGTGTCTCTTTGGACGCGCATTGCTCCACTTCCTGTCATTTCGTCTTTGCTCCTTCAGGCTGGTATATTCCACCATATAACAACAGCCCTGGAGGATGACAAAGCTTCAGGCCTCATCCTTGCTGCATACCTCGAAATACTTTCCAGGATTGCTATGAACAATCCAAACGTCTTTCTTCagatggtggaagagtcTGCAAAAATTCAATCTCAAGATGTGCACAAATTGCTAGAGGAAATCTTAGATGCTGTGTGGAGAAATTTTGACTATGTAGGAGAGACAAGATTGAGGAAAGTGGTGGCTATGGGAGTGGGAAATTTGCTTCTGACTGGTAACCAGCAAGTCATGGAGAGGCTTGATGGTGATTTCAGTATGTGATTGGACTTGCAAGCAATGTTTACTGATGACTACTGAGCAGTGAACATATTTTTGGATGTCTTAGGTGAAGTACAACAATCCGAGGGAAGCCTTTCAGCACAAGAGTCAGTACCATGGTATTTCTTGTTGTAGAAATTTTTCTCTGATATTAACTGCAGGACCGGTCTTGTGCCCTGGATAGACAACAACAGTACCCTTTGGACAGAGATAGAAAGTATGTTGTTTTCTTCATGTGTATTTGTTATCTTGGACATGATCTAACAATACTATAGATACACCTGAAGGGCAACGACGATTGTCTTTGGAAAACAATGATCCTGCATACACTGTACCTCTCAAAGACTTCATTTTACAGCTTCTTAATCAAGCCTCATCTGTAGGGTTAGATCCCTACTGGGCGAAAGCAGATGCTGGCGCAAAGCGAAGCTTGGAGAAGTTCCTAAATTAGAATTGAAAGCTGCATTATTTAAATGTATGAATTATCGACTAATTATACTCTTCATTGTTTTGCAAGACCTTCTGTTCACTGATATTACATAACATGAGCATGTTGACTTTCTATGAAGTCCTCCCCCCATGTCAGAATAGGCATTGTGGGAATTTTTTGCGTGGACAGATCTGGGGCATGCCACTGGTTCAGCATGGACCTGGCGTTGTGTCGGAGGAGTGCACCTAACGTGAATACGACAAGGCACGCAGCTGGAAAAGCGTAGAAAGTAGCATGGAAAATAGGCGTTGCATGCAGGCTGCCCTTTGTTTGGTTCACGCTACGTCCACGCAACTGGCCGGCGCATGTAGATGCATGCTGCATACACGTCCTATGGCCGTTCAACTGTACACTCAACCAAACAAGTCGTTGTTGTCAGCAGCGAAAttcttttcatccattTCCAATTTACATAAATACCTCCCCCCATCCACATTTGTCTTTAACCTTCCACATAagcatctccatctctacTATAACGCCCCTGTCTGCAACTTCATTACCAAGCACCTGCAatctcatctccaagcGTAAGCTGCAATTCTTACAAAATATGGGAGAAGCTGACAAGTGGCGATGAGTCAGTGTGTGAATCAGCGAGACTATCTCAATCTTCGACCTAGTTTAGACACTTCTTTCGGTGAAAATGCTCCGAAGTAGTAATCTCAGGGCGTCCAGGTGAGAACTAGTCATGCACTTGCGTTCCTAATTGAGGACCTGACTCAAAGGCTTATTATACCATTCTAGCTCGTCGGGCAACCCCTACTGTAGGACAAACGATGTCATCGAGGCAGCATCTATAGGACCAGAACCGACTTTGGTGAGTGTCCGGAAGATGGATATGAACTGTGTAGCTGCAACGATGGGTTAACCTATGGTCATCGTAGCCCCAAATAGCCGTCGTGCGCTGCCGATGTGCATTATGTCCTTGAGGTGGATGCACGATGCAGTATAGGACCTGGCTCAATCATCGCATAAACTTGGAGTTCTCTGAGGCCGACAATCAGCCCTttatcctcttcatccaggGCAGACGATGTCACTGCCCCTACCCTTCCATCTGTACCCCTTTCCGATGATTCCGTCTCTGGTGACATCTCGATCCCTCCATTCTCTCCCCCAGCTGGCCTGTCCATGTCTTCATCCGATGATGCttaccctcctcctctttcagGTCAGGAGACTTCACAAGGCAGTCTTGAAAGAGAGTTTATGAATATCGATGATGGGCAAGTTATGATGATCTTCCTGCCATCATGATGGATGAGTCTCTTGAAACAGGCTTTGAGGGTGATGGATATGGAGGTGTCATCCGTGATCGTCTTAGCCATCAGCCTAGCAGATGGCCTACCAAAATTCCGGAATTCTTGATTCCTCCTTACTCATGTCGGCAACTCAGCTCTTATCAAAGCGAAACCATCTTCCACACTGAATCAATTGCAAGGAGTATGCCTCTACTTGCCACTGTCCTTgccatcttctcaatcttcctcatGGCTTTTGCAGGGCTTCCTCAGTGATTGGGTGACATGGTGAAGGCTGTCATTCAGGTCATTCTTGAACTTGCTATTGCTGAGGATCGACAAGCATTGCACCAGAGGGTATGCGATGAGCGTGATCTTTCACTGGGTGAGCATGAAAAAATGTATCGCATCCTCGACCTTCCAGTAGAaacttcatcatctcaacTCCACAAAAATGTCAAGATGCTGTATGGTCAACTTGACATTGACCCTTCTATGGTGGTGCATCTCAAATGCCCTACCAAGGAGTGTCAGAATGTGTTCATTGATGTAGTAGGCAAGGATGGGTGGGACAAGGTACCAGGCAGT
This window harbors:
- a CDS encoding tRNA (adenine-N(1)-)-methyltransferase catalytic subunit TRM61 yields the protein MDVRKPIFHSRAHIETGDIVILYMARDNMTAITITPGETFHNKYGRYPHDMLIGQKYGSKIHSPPPHPGYVHVLRPTPELWTLSLPHRTQILYLPDISYITMRLGVRVGGKVIEAGTGSGSMTHSLSRSVGPSGQVMSFEYHRQRFETALKEFESHGLTNVRLQHRNVCKEGFGDAQGVEGVFLDLPAPWEAIPHAVKALRPDIITRICCFSPCLEQVLKTVTCLRSEGFSDISTQEVLIRTHELVAPPPNTAYLSSISSVVSYLREHEQRKEERRLLQIKTAKENNRKVKGIEADDAIPVMGETGSKRKLEQPSVSGSDNVAPANSPPKTNLLWTEPPNTLPSTVLTKPSPEMKGHTSYLTFAVLYPESIRLSIAARETSSRVEAPTNITKAPETHSQETHYSEGSEIEKIGAMTSEEMDDWMKSGSTLPI